The following are encoded in a window of Methanobrevibacter sp. V74 genomic DNA:
- a CDS encoding DUF11 domain-containing protein: MNNTKILDNGTLKIFNFSIALTPLGQSILTYNCSYVNPTDLIISKVANESCVLNGSLVSWNITVWNNGSIDAFDVIVNDTLPEGFILKNSSSNLIWNIGTLLAGNSISFTIETIAIKVGNWTNIAKVTTSTLETNYTNNEDNDTVQVIKPDIAVEKLSLNKTVYISNQTVFTIIVRNTGDCDLGNVFVVEKIPKGLVYNSFKGINWSYNNSRFIYGGILKVGKSVSFNIVFDTVSPGNWTNVVVAGSNGTGNKTANNTTEVYKPGLNVEKITLNPVVNVGEITSFKIIVTNTGDCKLGNVFVHEDSYKGLKFHSFFGNNWKQKGDNFYYQGILNPGESASFIVSFTTLTPGNFTNIVTAGSNITANKTAENKTEVIKENPHNPNNKTIIIKENHTKTDNGHDIKVHTSRATGNPLFALFLVLLMISMTSVRKFKK; encoded by the coding sequence GTGAATAATACTAAAATCTTAGATAATGGAACCTTAAAAATCTTTAATTTTTCCATTGCATTAACTCCGCTAGGACAGTCTATTTTAACATATAATTGTAGTTATGTTAATCCAACTGATCTTATAATCAGCAAGGTTGCTAATGAATCATGTGTTCTTAATGGTTCTTTAGTGTCTTGGAACATTACTGTCTGGAACAACGGCAGTATTGATGCATTTGATGTAATTGTAAATGATACATTGCCAGAAGGATTTATATTAAAAAATAGTTCTAGTAATCTTATTTGGAATATTGGAACTTTACTTGCAGGTAATAGTATATCTTTCACTATAGAAACCATAGCTATTAAAGTAGGAAATTGGACGAATATTGCGAAAGTAACTACAAGCACACTAGAAACTAACTATACAAACAATGAGGATAATGATACCGTTCAAGTAATCAAACCTGATATTGCTGTTGAGAAATTATCTTTGAATAAAACTGTTTATATTAGTAATCAGACTGTGTTTACAATTATTGTTCGCAATACTGGTGATTGTGATTTGGGCAATGTCTTTGTTGTTGAAAAAATTCCTAAAGGTTTAGTTTACAATTCATTTAAAGGTATTAATTGGTCTTATAATAATAGTCGATTTATATATGGTGGAATTTTAAAAGTTGGCAAGTCTGTTAGCTTTAATATAGTCTTTGACACGGTTAGTCCAGGTAATTGGACCAATGTTGTTGTTGCAGGTTCAAATGGAACAGGTAACAAAACCGCTAATAATACTACTGAAGTTTATAAACCTGGCCTAAATGTGGAAAAAATCACTTTAAATCCAGTAGTGAATGTTGGCGAAATTACTTCATTTAAAATTATCGTAACTAATACTGGGGATTGTAAACTTGGAAATGTTTTTGTACATGAGGATAGCTATAAAGGTTTAAAATTCCATAGTTTCTTTGGTAATAACTGGAAACAAAAAGGAGATAATTTCTATTATCAGGGGATTTTAAACCCTGGTGAGTCAGCATCATTTATCGTATCATTTACTACTTTAACGCCTGGAAATTTCACAAACATTGTTACTGCTGGTTCAAACATTACTGCTAATAAAACCGCTGAAAATAAAACCGAAGTAATTAAAGAAAATCCTCATAACCCAAATAATAAAACTATAATAATTAAAGAGAATCATACTAAAACAGATAATGGCCATGATATTAAAGTGCATACTTCAAGAGCAACAGGTAATCCATTATTCGCATTATTCCTGGTTCTATTAATGATTAGTATGACTTCTGTTAGAAAATTTAAAAAATAA